A stretch of DNA from Candidatus Dechloromonas phosphoritropha:
ATCAACGTGAGTGAAGGGGAGAGGTATCAGGTTTCCTCAGTCAAGCTGGCCGGCGATTTCTCGATCAGCGAAGATGAACTCAAAAAGCTGGTATTCGTCAAGGCTGGCGACGCGTTCTCCCGCGAGCGACTCAACGATACGACCAAGGCCATCGGCGAACGGCTCGGGAAAGAGGGCTACGCCTTCGCCAACGTCAACGCGGCTCCCGAGATCGACAAAGAAAAGCACCAGGTCGCGTTCACCATCTTCATCGATCCGGGCAAGCGGGTCTACGTCAGGCGGATCAACGTCACCGGCAATACGAGGACGCGCGACGAAGTCATCCGCCGCGAACTGCGTCAGATGGAAGGCGGGTGGTACGACGCCGAGCGGGTCACCCTCTCGAAAACCCGTCTGGACCGGCTTGGCTATTTCGAATCGACAACGACCGAAACACCGGCGGTGCCGGGAACGGCGGATCAGGTGGACGTCAACGTCAATGTTGTCGAGAAGCCGACCGGCAACATCATGGCGGGTGCCGGCTTTTCCAGCACCGAAGGTCTGGTGCTGTCCGCCTCGATCTCCCAGAACAATTTCCTGGGCAGCGGCAACAATGTCGCTCTTGCCGTCAATACGGGAAAGATCAACACCCTGTATTCGTTTTCCTATACCAACCCGTATTTCACGGTAGACGGGATAAGCCAGGGCTTCGACCTCTATTACCGCAAGGTGGATTCGACCTCGACAGACGTTACCCCATACAAGTCCGCATCGTACGGCGGGGCGGTACGCTTCGGCTTTCCGATCGGCGAGAAGCAGGCCTTGAGTTTCGGATTCGGCGTCGACAATACGGAAATCACCGCTTTCCCCACCAGTTCTCCCCAGATTATTGAATTTGTCGAGCAATCCGGCGGCACCCTGAGCAACCCGACCGCAAGCAACTGGACCATTCCGGTTACGGCGGCCTGGGTGAGCGACGGCAAGGACAGCTTCCTGTTCCCGACGACCGGCTGGTATCAGAAGGCCGGTCTGGAAGTGGCGGTTCCCGGCGGCGACCTGACCTTTTACCGAGCTTCGTATCAGTTGCAGCGCTACTTCGCGCTGTCCAAGTCGTTCACGCTGATGCTGAATGGCGAGGTCGGTTATGCCGACAGCTACGGCAGCACGGAATACCTGCCGTTCTACAAGAATTTCTATGCCGGTGGCGTCAATACGGTTCGCGGTTTCAAGGCGGGAAGTCTGGGACCGCAAACTTGGAATCCCTTGGTTAGCACCCAGACCTACGCGATTGGCGGCAACGAGCGCGTCGTCGGCCAGGCGGAGCTGCTGTGGGGCGTTCCGGGTCTGGAAAAGAGCGTCAGACTGGGATTGTTTTTCGATTTCGGCCAGGTCTACGCCACCGGATCTGCGAAGGGAATCCCGTTTCCGGACCTGGATCTCGGCTTGCGCTATTCCAGCGGTGTGTCCTTCGCTTGGATTTCGCCGATGGGACCACTGAAGTTCAGTTACGCCGTTCCGTTCAACGAGGGGCCGTACGACAAGATCGAGCGCTTCCAGTTTCAGTTGGGTACAAATTTTTGATTCAGGAGTGTCATGTTGAAAGCTAAGTCACTTGTAGTCGCATCATTCATTTCCGTCGCGCTTTTCGCAGGGGAGGCGGTGGCCGAACTGAAAATTGGCTACGTCAATACACAGCGCATCTTCCGTGATGCCCCGGCAGCGCAGAAGGCCGGTAAGAAGCTCGAAGGCGAGTTCGGCAAGCGCGATCAGGAGCTGCAGCGCATGGCCAAGCAGCTCAAGGATCTGCAGGAAAGCCTCGAGAAGAACGCTGTCACGATGAGCGAATCGGAACGCCGGGCAAAGGAAAAGGAGTTTGGCGATCTTTCCCGCGAATTCCAGCGCCGCCAGCGTGAATTCCGCGAAGACCTGAACCTGCGTCAGAACGAGGAGAACGCGGCCGTGATCGAAAAGGCCAACAAGGCGATCAAGCAGATCGCTGACGCGGAAAAGTACGATCTGATCCTCCAGGACGTGGTCTGGGTAAGTCCGCGACTCGACATTACCGAACGCGTGATCAAGGCGCTGGCCGAAGGCAAGTAATGACCCGGGAGGGCGGAGTCATTCTGAAGCTTTGCGACATCGCCGCCCAACTGGGCGGCGATGTGCTTGGGGATGGACAAACCGACATCCAACGTGTTGCCACCCTGGCGTCGGCGGGTACCGGTGATATCGCCTTCCTGTCCAACCGGAAATACCGGAACCAGCTGAAGATGACAAGCGCGGCGGCGGTTATTGTCGCGCCGGTCTTTGTCGATGACTTTGCCGGGCCGCGCATCGTGACCGGCGATCCCTACGCTTACTACGCACGGGTCGCCAGCCTGCTCAACCCGGTCCGCACAGGGTTCAGCGGTGTCCACCCCTCGGTGGCGAGCGGATCGCCGCTGCCAGCCAGCACGGCCGTCGGTCCGCAGGTGAGCATCGGCTGCGGCGTGGCACTGGGCGAGAATGTTGTGATTCACGCCGGTTGCGTGATCGGTGACGACGTCAGCATCGGCGATGGCAGTGTCCTGTATCCGCGGGTCACGATCTACCACGGCTGTCGCGTCGGCAAGCGCGCGATCCTGCACTCGGGCGCGGTGATCGGCGCCGACGGCTTCGGATTTGCACCGGAAGGCAGGCGGTGGATCAAGATTCCGCAGATCGGCGGCGTCACCATTGGCGACGATGTCGAAATTGGCGCCAATACGACGGTTGACCGCGGCGCTCTGGAAGATACAGTGATCGGTGACGGTTGCAAGATCGATAACCTGGTGCAGGTTGCGCATAACTGCAACATCGGGCCGAACAGTGTGCTGGCCGGTTGTACCGGGATCGCCGGCAGCGTGACCCTGGGCGAGCACTGCATCGTTGGCGGGGCCGGCATGATTTCGGGTCACGTCACCCTGGCTCCCGGAACGACGATTTCCGGCGGTTCGCTGGTCATGAAAAGTATCACCCAGCCCGGGCTGTACACCAGCGTTTTTCCGCTCGATACCCACGGCGAATGGGTGCGCAACGCAGCGCATATCCGGCGCCTGTCGCACCTCGCGGAGCGCATCTCAAATATTGAGAAACTACTTAAGCAGGCTAAAATAAAGGATTGATTAAATGGATATAATGGAAGTTCTTGAGCATCTGCCGCAGCGCTATCCTTTCCTGCTTGTCGACCGCGTCGTCGCCATCGAACCGGGCAAGCGGATCCACGCCTACAAGAACGTCAGCATCAACGAGCCGCACTTCGTTGGCCATTTCCCGGAGTATCCGGTGATGCCGGGGGTGCTGATCATGGAAGCGCTGGCCCAGGCCGCCGGCATCCTGGCGTTCAAGACCGCAGGCGAGAAGCCGACCCCGAACAGTCTCTTCTTCTTCGCCGGCATCGACGAGGCACGCTTCAAGAAGCCGGTGATTCCAGGTGACCAGTTGCACCTGCACGTCGAGATCGAGCGGCATATGCGCGGTGTCTGGAAATTCAGGGCAGAGGCCCGCGTCGATGGACAACTGGTCGCCGAAGCGCGGCTGATGTCGGCCAAGCGGGACATCTGAAATGATCCATCCCGCAGCCATCGTCGATCCTGGTGCCAGGCTAGGCGCCAATGTCGACATCGGCGCCTATTCGATCATCGGCCCGGATGTCGAAATCGGCCACGATACGGAGATTGGCCCGCATGTGGTGATCAAGGGACATACCCGGATCGGTCGCGAGAACCGCATTTTCCAGTTCTGTTCTCTAGGCGAGATGCCGCAAGACAAGAAATACGCCGGCGAGCCGACGCGTCTGGAAATCGGCGATCGCAACACGATACGCGAGTTCTGTACCTTCAATCTGGGCACCTTTCAGGGCGGCGGCGTGACGAGCGTCGGCGACGACAATTGGATCATGGCCTACGTGCACATCGCACATGACTGCCACGTCGCCAACAAGACCATTTTTGCCAACGGCGCTTCGCTTGCCGGTCATGTCACGGTCGACGACCTGGTCATCTTCGGCGGATTTACCGGCATCCACCAGTTCTGCCGGATCGGCGCGCACGTCATTACCGCCGCATCCTCGCTCGTCCTTCAGGATGTGCCGCCCTACCTCATGGTTGCCGGCAACACCGCGCAGCCCTATGGCATCCACGTCGAGGGGCTCAAGCGCCGCGGCTTCACCAGCGATGCCATCACCGAACTCAAGCGCGCTTACCGCACCCTGTACAAGTCCGGACTGCTGCTCGAGGAGGCCAAGGTCAAGCTGGTCGAGCAGGCGAAAACGCAGCCGGATGTTCAACTGATGGTCGATTTTCTCGAAGCGTCCAAGCGCGGCATCATTCGCTGATGGGCAAAGCGCTCCGGATCGCCATCGTGGCAGGCGAGGCCTCCGGGGACCTTCTGGCCAGCCTGCTGATCGGGGCGCTGAAGAAACAACTGCCGGAGGCCGTCTTCCACGGCATTGGTGGGACCAGGATGGAGGCTCAGGGCTTCGATGCCTGGTGGCCGATGGACAAGCTATCGGTCATGGGCTATGTCGATGCCCTGAAGAATTATCGCGAGATCGCCGGCATCCGGCGCCAATTGAAGAAGCGACTCCTCGAGACACGTCCCGATGTCTTCATCGGCGTCGACGCGCCCGACTTCAATCTCGGCCTCGAAAGGGAACTCAAGGATGCCGGGATCAAGACCGTCCATTACGTCAGTCCATCGATCTGGGCCTGGCGCGGCGGGCGGATCAAGAAGATCGGGCGCGCCGTCGACCGCCTGCTGGCGCTCTTCCCGATGGAACCGCCGCTCTACGAGAAGGAAAATATTCCGGTGACCTTTGTCGGGCATCCGCTGGCCGACATCATTCCACTGGAAACGAGCAAGACTGCGGTGCGGGACAAGCTGGCGCTGCCGCGCGACCTGCCCGTTTTCGCGCTGCTGCCCGGGAGCCGCAGGGGAGAGCTGGAAAAGATGGCCGACACCTTCGTGCAGACCGCCAGGCTCATCCGTGAGCGTTTCCTCCCCGATGCGCAGTTCGTCGTGCCGCTGACCACGCGTGAGACTCGCCTGCGGTTCGAAAAGGCGATTCATGCGCAACAGGCCGACGACGTGCCTTTCCGCCTGTTGTTCGGGCATGCCCAGGATGCCTTGGGTGCGGCCGACGTCTCGCTGGTGGCGAGCGGAACGGCGACGCTCGAAGCGGCGCTGATCAAGCGGCCAATGGTCATCACCTACAAGATGGCGCCTTCTTCCTGGTGGATCGGCAAGCGTCTGGTCAAGTCGCCCTACGTTGGCCTGCCCAACATTCTCGCCGGGCGCTTCGTGGTGCCGGAGATCCTTCAGGACGCGGCGACCCCCGAAGCCCTCGCCGAAGCGCTGGTCAAGCTCTACGAGGACAAGGAGAACGCCGAGGCGGTGGCCGCGGTCTTTACCGACATCCACCTGCAACTGCGCCAGAACAACGCCGAGAAGGCCGCCGCGGCGGTCATCGAATGTCTGAACTGATCGTCCCGCCCGGCCTCGTCTGCGGTATCGACGAGGCCGGGCGCGGGCCGCTGGCCGGGCCGGTGGTGGCGGCAGCCGTGATCCTCGATTCGGAACGCCCGATTGCCGGGCTCGACGACTCCAAGAAGCTCTCGCAACGGAAACGCCTTGCGCTGGCGATTATCATCCGCGAACGGGCGGTGGCCTGGGCGGTCGCCGAGGCGACAGTCGAGGAAATCGACCACCTCAACATCCTGCAGGCGACAATGCTCGCCATGCAGCGCGCCGTGGCCGCACTTACAGTCCGGCCGACCAGCGCGCTGGTCGATGGCAATCGCTGCCCGGAACTGGCGATGCCGGTCGAGGCGGTGGTCAAGGGCGACGGTAAAATCGCCTCGATCGCCGCCGCGTCGATTCTGGCCAAGACGGTTCGCGATGCCGGAATGCTTGTCCTGGATGCGCGTTATCCACAATACGGGTTCGCCAGCCACATGGGTTACCCGACGGCAGGCCATGTCAGGGCGCTGGAAGCGCATGGTGTATCGCCGGTGCATCGCTGCAGTTTTGGCCCGGTGGCGAGAAAGCTTGCATCGCCATGCAACTGATCCGGTCGCGCGCCAACCCGTTCTTCAAGAGCCTCAAGCGTCTCGCCGAATCAGGCCGCGAACGTCGCCAGACCGGGCGCACCCTGCTCGACGGAGTCCATCTCGTCACCGCCTACGAAGCGGTCCATGGCCCGGTCGAGACGCTGGTTGTGGGCGAATCGGCGCTGGCGGGCAATGAAATCGCCGGATTAGTCGCTGGACGCAGGATTTTCGGTCTGGCCGACAGCCTGCTGCGTGATCTCGGTCTGGTTGAAACGCCGAGCGGCCTGCTGGCAGTCGCGGTGGTGCCCGAGGCGACGGTTGCGGTCGACCTCGAAAAGGATGCCATTTTGCTCGACGGCGTCCAGGATCCGGGCAATGTCGGCGCCATCCTGCGCACTGCCGCGGCGGCGGGAATCGGGCAGGCCCTGCTCGGCCCGGGCTGCGCCGCGGTCTGGTCGCCCAAGGTGCTGCGCGCCGGGCAGGGCGCGCATTTTGCGTTGACCATCCATGAGGATGCCGATCTTGCAGGTTTCATGGCTGGCTACCGGGGGACGACGGCGGTCACCTGCCTGGACGATGCAACGTCACTCTACGATGCATGCTGGGAAGGCCCGCTGGCCTGGGTTTTCGGTGCCGAGGGGTTGGGTGTGCGGCGCGAACTGATCGACGTCGCCCACCTACAGATCAGGATTCCCATGCCGGGCGCGGTGGAATCCCTGAATGTGGCGGCGGCGGCGGCGGTGTGCATTTTCGAGGCCTTACGGCGTCGGATGAGATAGGTAAGAAGGCCCCTCACGGCCAGTTCCGGCCATTCGAGTGCGCAAAAACGAGGTGGGCCGAACGGCGGGTAACTGATCGAGAACCTGCCGCCCGATTTTCCGGAATGCAGTTCTGGACTTCGGCCAAAGCGGCCTGTGGTGTTCTGCAAAAACTCAGGCCTCTTGTGATTGCAGACCGGACATTAGAAAACACGAAAATTCAAACACGCCCCATTTAGGAAACCGGGGATAATCGACCACCATATTTTTCCCCATTCTCATATGAACACCAATCTCAACGCCCAGCAGCCCCAAAATCCGCCTGTCCAATTGCCGGAAATTTATCAACTTAGTGGCAAGGAGCTTGATGGGGGATGGATTGTTGGGAAATTGCTAAAGACGCCGATAGATGAGGACGATGGCTATTCGAGCGGCGGAACATTTTCAGTTTGCTACTCCTGTTCGAACAACGGCAAAGACGCATTCCTGAAAGTATTTGATGTCTACCGTGCATTAGTGTCGGCAAACGCTTTGCTGGAACTCGAGAAGGTCACCACTGCCTTTAGCCCGAATTTTTCATAAAAGCAGGCGAATCTCGTTTAACCCATTGATATAATAGGGGTTACGCCAATAACGCTTTGTAAGAAGCCTAAACGAGACCGCCCATGGACCATTCTATCCCAACCCAGCTTCGCTTTCCCGCCAGCGCCGGATTTACGATCCGGGCAGAGTTTGACGGCGGGGCGATGTCCTCCGACTTTGGCGCACTCCTGTTGCGTGGCATCGACCTGCAAATCGGCCTGATTCCCCGCCTGGTCAGCGCGATTCACGACAAACGCCACGCCTCGTACATTGACCATCCCCTGGCCGACCTGCTTCGTCAGCGGATATTCCAGACCGCCAGCGGCTACGCCGACGGTAATGACGCCAACACGCTGCGGCGCGATCCGCTGTTCAAACTGGCGGTCGGTCGTGCCCCGCTGGACGAGGGAAATGACCTGGCCTCCGGCCCCACGCTCTCCCGGCTCGAAAACAGCGTATCGCGCAAAGACATTTACCGCCTGGCCAAAAGCTTCGTCGACGCCTTCATCGCCAGCTACGCCCAAGCGCCTGCCGTGATCGTGCTCGATATGGATCACTCGGAGGATGCCACTCACGGGCAGCAGGAACTGGCGTTCTATAACCCCCACTACGGGAATCACTGCTACCTGCCGCTGTTTCTCTTCGAAGGACTTTCCGGGAAGTTCATTACTGCCGTCCTGCGTCCGGGCAAACGCCCGACTGGCAAGGAGAACGCGGCCATCATCAAGCGCGTGCTGCGCTTGCTCCGCCAGGCTTGGCCCGAGACCCACATCATTCTGCGCGGGGATGGCCACTTCGCGAATCCCGAACTGATGGCCTTGTGCGCGTCCGATCCGCATCTGGACTTCCTCTTCGGCCTGGCCGGCAACCCGGTGCTCTCGCCCAAGGCCGAGCCGCTGCTGAAGAAAGCCCGTGCGCTGCACCAGACACACAGCGCCAACGCCCAGCGCCTGGGGAACGCCGAGCCTGCGGCGACACGACTGTACGACGATATCGAGTATCAGGCGGGCTCGTGGCCCAAGGCTTACCGCGTGGTGGTCAAGGCCGAGGTGATGGCCTTGGGTGACAACCCGCGGTACGTGGTGACCTCGCTGTCCGACCCGACGCCTGATGTGCTTTACAAAGAGCTGTACTGTGCTCGAGGGCAGGACGAGAACTTCATCAAGGCGGTGAAGAACGACTTGGCCAGTGACCGGACCTCCGATCATGCCTTCCTCGCCAATCACCTGCGGCTGTTCTATTCGTGTGCGGCGTATGGGTTGATTCACGGCTTGCGCGAGAACACGCTGGTGCATACGGAACTGGCCAAGGCGCAACCGCTGTCGATTATCCTGAAACTCTTTAAGTTGGCGGTGCGCGTGGTGCAGTACAAGGATCGGATCAAGCTGTCCTTGCCTACGTCGTGTCCGATGAAGGGGGTGCTGGCGCGGGTGACCGAGTTGCTTTACCTCGTCCCGCGCCCGCCGGCACCGGCCTGATCGACTCGGCGACGCCGTCTCATGCTACCGACTCGAATCCGCTTGAGCGGAGGTCAGGTCTCGCCAGCGCTCTGTCCAGGGATCGATGGCGGCAGGGTGTGATGCCCAAAAGTTGGGGTATTTGGCCGATCGTGGCGGGTTGGCAGCAAAATTCGCAGCAAGCTGACTCGCATCACGGCTGGAATGGCACGACATTGACATCGCACGGCGGGTTTATGAAACATCCGGGTTAGGCACGAGTCCTTTATCGTCGATATTTGCAAAAAAGCAGGTTTGTCCCGAGTGGTACGGGGGCTGGCATCCGTAGAAACGAAGATTGCCGAACCATTAATGGGTGGCATGCCAGTACCCTTTTGCTATGTAATTTTCGAGGTTGCTGATCAGGGTGACCTTCGAAAAATGCTTCACCGCACATCGGATGTCGATTTGGCATTCAAGTTCAAGATCCTCCATGAAGTGGCCGTTGGACTCAACCAACTGCATAAGAACCGGATTGCTCACCAGGATCTAAAGCCCTCTAACGTCGGTGTTTTCCAGAGTGATTCCGCCAGCGCCAAAATTCTCGATCTGGGCCGAGCAACTTCGCTAGATTTCAGCGCTCTTCACGACACCTTGGCATGTCCCGGCGATAGTGGCTACGCTCCTCCCGAACAACTATACGGTTACACCACCAACTCATTTGTGGACCGGCGAGCGAGTGGAGACCTGTTCCAGCTTGGCTCATTGTTGAGTTTTCTTTTTTTCTGGCAGACGGCAATCTGCGAGGTGCTTGGACGAGTCCCGCAAGAATTCTGGCCCCAAAACTGGAGCGGCAAGTACGAAGATGTGCTCCCCTACATTCAGGAGGCCTTCGCCCAGTGGCTTGAGGAGGTTGAACCACAGATTCCTGAATGGTGTCGGAGAGAGGTGTTAGAAATCCTTTGCCAAGCATGCGACCCCGATCCCCTTCGACGAGGTGATCCCAAGGCGCGGATGCAGCGCCCCACATCCATTGGTATGGATCGTTTTGTTGGACGTCTGAACAATCTTGCTCGGCGTGCTGAAGTTGCTGTGCGGCTTGCTGGAGCCAAGAAGAATTGAGCAGCAATAAATTTACCGATCGGATCGATCGCCGGGTTATTCCTCGGTGGCGTGTATCAACCGAAGTTGCTGTCAGTGGCGAACTGACCCCACTTAGGGAGAGGGCCCCTACGGTTTCGTTTGATCGCGAACTGGCCCGGTTAAAGAGCGAGATTCTTTTGAATCCGACGCTTGGCGTTGCTGCCGATGCTCTCGGCGTGGCATTACTTTCTGGTGATAATGCTTTGGAAGTTCAGGCCAAAGATATTTTGAACAAGCACCAAGACATCATTCCGGCTGGGTTGCGCAAATTGATTGGCACTCAAGATGAGGTTATCGAAGGCGCTACCCTGTCCAGATGGGACTGCTCGACAAAGCGCAATCAAGTAGCGATCCAGCGTATTCGGCGACTGCTTTTGCAGTATCAGCATAATCCACTCCTGTATCTGGACATGGCACGGA
This window harbors:
- a CDS encoding IS1380 family transposase → MDHSIPTQLRFPASAGFTIRAEFDGGAMSSDFGALLLRGIDLQIGLIPRLVSAIHDKRHASYIDHPLADLLRQRIFQTASGYADGNDANTLRRDPLFKLAVGRAPLDEGNDLASGPTLSRLENSVSRKDIYRLAKSFVDAFIASYAQAPAVIVLDMDHSEDATHGQQELAFYNPHYGNHCYLPLFLFEGLSGKFITAVLRPGKRPTGKENAAIIKRVLRLLRQAWPETHIILRGDGHFANPELMALCASDPHLDFLFGLAGNPVLSPKAEPLLKKARALHQTHSANAQRLGNAEPAATRLYDDIEYQAGSWPKAYRVVVKAEVMALGDNPRYVVTSLSDPTPDVLYKELYCARGQDENFIKAVKNDLASDRTSDHAFLANHLRLFYSCAAYGLIHGLRENTLVHTELAKAQPLSIILKLFKLAVRVVQYKDRIKLSLPTSCPMKGVLARVTELLYLVPRPPAPA
- the bamA gene encoding outer membrane protein assembly factor BamA; the protein is MKKSLLSLLVAGLFALPAAAFESFTVQDIRVEGIQRTEAGTIFSYLPLKVGETLTEEKAAQAIKALYATGFFKDVRIEVEGNVMVVVVQERPAIAQIDFVGMKEFDKDIILKALKDIGIADGRIFDRSQLDKAEQELKRQYLTRGKYAVNITTTVTPLERNRVGINFNVEEGDSAKIRQVNIVGAKEFSEKELLSQFQLTTPGWITWYTKNDQYSRQKLGADLEKLKSFYMNRGFLEFVIESTQVSISPEKTDVFITINVSEGERYQVSSVKLAGDFSISEDELKKLVFVKAGDAFSRERLNDTTKAIGERLGKEGYAFANVNAAPEIDKEKHQVAFTIFIDPGKRVYVRRINVTGNTRTRDEVIRRELRQMEGGWYDAERVTLSKTRLDRLGYFESTTTETPAVPGTADQVDVNVNVVEKPTGNIMAGAGFSSTEGLVLSASISQNNFLGSGNNVALAVNTGKINTLYSFSYTNPYFTVDGISQGFDLYYRKVDSTSTDVTPYKSASYGGAVRFGFPIGEKQALSFGFGVDNTEITAFPTSSPQIIEFVEQSGGTLSNPTASNWTIPVTAAWVSDGKDSFLFPTTGWYQKAGLEVAVPGGDLTFYRASYQLQRYFALSKSFTLMLNGEVGYADSYGSTEYLPFYKNFYAGGVNTVRGFKAGSLGPQTWNPLVSTQTYAIGGNERVVGQAELLWGVPGLEKSVRLGLFFDFGQVYATGSAKGIPFPDLDLGLRYSSGVSFAWISPMGPLKFSYAVPFNEGPYDKIERFQFQLGTNF
- the fabZ gene encoding 3-hydroxyacyl-ACP dehydratase FabZ, producing the protein MDIMEVLEHLPQRYPFLLVDRVVAIEPGKRIHAYKNVSINEPHFVGHFPEYPVMPGVLIMEALAQAAGILAFKTAGEKPTPNSLFFFAGIDEARFKKPVIPGDQLHLHVEIERHMRGVWKFRAEARVDGQLVAEARLMSAKRDI
- a CDS encoding RNA methyltransferase, with the protein product MQLIRSRANPFFKSLKRLAESGRERRQTGRTLLDGVHLVTAYEAVHGPVETLVVGESALAGNEIAGLVAGRRIFGLADSLLRDLGLVETPSGLLAVAVVPEATVAVDLEKDAILLDGVQDPGNVGAILRTAAAAGIGQALLGPGCAAVWSPKVLRAGQGAHFALTIHEDADLAGFMAGYRGTTAVTCLDDATSLYDACWEGPLAWVFGAEGLGVRRELIDVAHLQIRIPMPGAVESLNVAAAAAVCIFEALRRRMR
- the rnhB gene encoding ribonuclease HII — protein: MSELIVPPGLVCGIDEAGRGPLAGPVVAAAVILDSERPIAGLDDSKKLSQRKRLALAIIIRERAVAWAVAEATVEEIDHLNILQATMLAMQRAVAALTVRPTSALVDGNRCPELAMPVEAVVKGDGKIASIAAASILAKTVRDAGMLVLDARYPQYGFASHMGYPTAGHVRALEAHGVSPVHRCSFGPVARKLASPCN
- the lpxA gene encoding acyl-ACP--UDP-N-acetylglucosamine O-acyltransferase, encoding MIHPAAIVDPGARLGANVDIGAYSIIGPDVEIGHDTEIGPHVVIKGHTRIGRENRIFQFCSLGEMPQDKKYAGEPTRLEIGDRNTIREFCTFNLGTFQGGGVTSVGDDNWIMAYVHIAHDCHVANKTIFANGASLAGHVTVDDLVIFGGFTGIHQFCRIGAHVITAASSLVLQDVPPYLMVAGNTAQPYGIHVEGLKRRGFTSDAITELKRAYRTLYKSGLLLEEAKVKLVEQAKTQPDVQLMVDFLEASKRGIIR
- the lpxB gene encoding lipid-A-disaccharide synthase translates to MGKALRIAIVAGEASGDLLASLLIGALKKQLPEAVFHGIGGTRMEAQGFDAWWPMDKLSVMGYVDALKNYREIAGIRRQLKKRLLETRPDVFIGVDAPDFNLGLERELKDAGIKTVHYVSPSIWAWRGGRIKKIGRAVDRLLALFPMEPPLYEKENIPVTFVGHPLADIIPLETSKTAVRDKLALPRDLPVFALLPGSRRGELEKMADTFVQTARLIRERFLPDAQFVVPLTTRETRLRFEKAIHAQQADDVPFRLLFGHAQDALGAADVSLVASGTATLEAALIKRPMVITYKMAPSSWWIGKRLVKSPYVGLPNILAGRFVVPEILQDAATPEALAEALVKLYEDKENAEAVAAVFTDIHLQLRQNNAEKAAAAVIECLN
- a CDS encoding protein kinase — translated: MVRGLASVETKIAEPLMGGMPVPFCYVIFEVADQGDLRKMLHRTSDVDLAFKFKILHEVAVGLNQLHKNRIAHQDLKPSNVGVFQSDSASAKILDLGRATSLDFSALHDTLACPGDSGYAPPEQLYGYTTNSFVDRRASGDLFQLGSLLSFLFFWQTAICEVLGRVPQEFWPQNWSGKYEDVLPYIQEAFAQWLEEVEPQIPEWCRREVLEILCQACDPDPLRRGDPKARMQRPTSIGMDRFVGRLNNLARRAEVAVRLAGAKKN
- a CDS encoding OmpH family outer membrane protein translates to MLKAKSLVVASFISVALFAGEAVAELKIGYVNTQRIFRDAPAAQKAGKKLEGEFGKRDQELQRMAKQLKDLQESLEKNAVTMSESERRAKEKEFGDLSREFQRRQREFREDLNLRQNEENAAVIEKANKAIKQIADAEKYDLILQDVVWVSPRLDITERVIKALAEGK
- the lpxD gene encoding UDP-3-O-(3-hydroxymyristoyl)glucosamine N-acyltransferase — protein: MTREGGVILKLCDIAAQLGGDVLGDGQTDIQRVATLASAGTGDIAFLSNRKYRNQLKMTSAAAVIVAPVFVDDFAGPRIVTGDPYAYYARVASLLNPVRTGFSGVHPSVASGSPLPASTAVGPQVSIGCGVALGENVVIHAGCVIGDDVSIGDGSVLYPRVTIYHGCRVGKRAILHSGAVIGADGFGFAPEGRRWIKIPQIGGVTIGDDVEIGANTTVDRGALEDTVIGDGCKIDNLVQVAHNCNIGPNSVLAGCTGIAGSVTLGEHCIVGGAGMISGHVTLAPGTTISGGSLVMKSITQPGLYTSVFPLDTHGEWVRNAAHIRRLSHLAERISNIEKLLKQAKIKD